The nucleotide window GGGTGCTCGTGGATGGCCTCGGACATCGAGCAGAAGATGATGCCCTTCTCGGCCAGTTCCTTGCGGAAGGTGGTGCCGACGGAGACGGAGTCGAACACCGCGTCCACCGCCACGCCGGCCAGCTTGGCGCGTTCGTGCAGCGGCACGCCCAGCTTGTCGTAGGTGTCCAGCAGTTCCTGCGGCACCTCGTCCAGCGAGGCGTATTTCGCCTTCGGCGCGCTGTAGTAGCTGATGGCCTGGAAATCGATGGGGCCGATCTTCAGCTTGGCCCAGTGCGGCACCGGCATGGTCAGCCAGTGGCGGTAGGCGGCCAGGCGCCATTCGGTCATCCATTCCGGCTCGTTCTTCTTCGCCGACAGGGCGCGGACGACGTCCTCGTCCAGGCCCGGCGGCAGCGAATCGGATTCGATGTCGGTGATGAAGCCGGCGTCGTAGCGACGTCCCAGCTGTTCCAGGATTTCAGCGTTCTCGGTGGCCATGGGGCTGCCTGCGGTTCAGCGGGTGGCGACCTGCACGGCGATGGGTCGCCTGCGCACGTCGTCGGAAGAGGAGGGGGTAGGGGCGATCATCTGCGCCAAGGTGAAACCGCGCAGGGCGTCGGCCACCACATCGTTGATCAGGCGCCAGTTGGCGCGCGCGCCGCACTGGTGGGCGATGCCGCACTGGCTCTCGCTCTGGCTGCATTCGGTCATCGCCAGCGGTCCTTCCATGGCCTCGACGATCTGGATCAGGCTGATGTCGGCCGCGTCGCGGCTCAGGCGGTAGCCGCCGTGCACGCCGCGCAGGCCTTCGACCAGCCCGGCCTGCGCCAGCGGCTTCAGCACCTTGCTGACGGTCGGCGTTTCCAGGCCGGAATGCTCGGCCAGGTCGGACGCACTGAGGATCTCGCCCGGGCGGGCGGCGAGCACGGTCAGGACGACGGTGGCGTAATCGGTCAGCTTGGTGACGCGGAGCATGGGGCGGGCAATCCATAAAACGTACCGAAATTGTACGCTTTTGGTCCGCCGGGCTCAAATGCGGGGATTTTCCCCGTTCAGGCCGGTGCCGCGAGGTTGACGGATGTCACCCGCGACGGCTGACGGCTGCGACTGATGCGGCCGTCGGCGTGCAGGGAAGATGGCCGTCGTCCACTCCGGACGGCCTCTTTCCCAGGATCCGCACCATGAACACCTCCCACGCCTCTTCCGCTTCGTCCGCCCGCGGCCTGGACCAGGGTTTCGTCTGGCGCGTGCTGCTCGCCCTTGGCGGCGTCTACCTGGCCGTGAAGCTGTTTCGCGGCCTGGGCCAGTTGTTCTGGACCGTCTTCGGCCTGGCGCTGGGCCTGTTCTGGATGTTCGATGGCCACCTCGGGTGAGGTGGCGGTGGGATTTCAGTGTTCCGCTGCGGTGTCGGCCGGCGGGGTGGGCAGCACCAGGCCCAGGTACGGCGCCGGCGGCGTCTGGCCCGGCGGCAGGGCTTCGGGCGCGGGCTGGCCGGCCGCGCCCAGCGAATGGACGAAGCGGTAGATCGCGCGACGGTCTTCTTCGGTCATCGCGCGCACGGCGAAGTCCGGCATCATCGGTCGGGTGCGCAGGTTGGCGCTGTATTCCAGCCATTGCGCCTCGGTCAGCTGCTGCATGCGCAGGCGCAGGTTGCTCGGATAGGTGGTGCCCCACGGACCGTGGAAACCCATCGGCGAACCCACCAGCCAGCCGGCCTTGTCGGTGGTGCCGCCGGATTCGGCATAGCCCGGCGTGTGGCAGTCGTTGCAGCCGGTGGTCCGCACCAGGTATTCGCCCCGGGCCAGCAGGTCGGCGTCGCTGGCCGTGGACGGCGGCGGACGCGAGGTGGTGCGGGTTTCGGAGGGCTGGCAGGCCGACAGGGCAAGGCACAGGGCGGTGGCGAACAGGATCGGGTGGGCGCGCATGAAGGCGGTCGCAATGAGGGGAACGGGCATCGAACGCGCCGCCCTGCACGGACCGGCCACGCGCCCGCGCGGAAGCGTTCAGGCAGCGGAAAGTTGGGAAACGCCGCGCGTTGGGTGAGAATCGTCGCTCCTCCCTCCCGCCGGACCCCCGCATGCCCCGCAAGATCGAAGCCCGCCAATCCGACATCCACGGCAACGGCGTGTTCGCCATCGCACCGATTCAGAAGGGCGAGCGGGTGGTGGAGTACAAGGGCAAGCGCCGCACGCACGAGGAAGTGGACGCCGACGACACCGGCGACGTGGACTCCGGCCATACCTTCCTGTTCACCCTCAACGACGAGTACGTGATCGACGCCAACCACAAGGGCAACAAGGCGCGCTGGATCAACCACAGCTGCGATCCCAACTGCGAAGCGGTGATCGAAGAGCACGACGGCAAGAACCGCAAGAAGGACAAGGTGTTCATCGAGGCCATCCGCGCCATCAAGCCCGGCGAGGAACTGACCTACAACTACGGCATCACCCTGGACGAGCCGCATACCGCGCGCCTGAAGA belongs to Pseudoxanthomonas sp. F37 and includes:
- a CDS encoding SET domain-containing protein-lysine N-methyltransferase; this translates as MPRKIEARQSDIHGNGVFAIAPIQKGERVVEYKGKRRTHEEVDADDTGDVDSGHTFLFTLNDEYVIDANHKGNKARWINHSCDPNCEAVIEEHDGKNRKKDKVFIEAIRAIKPGEELTYNYGITLDEPHTARLKKIWACRCGSKKCTGTMLQPKKGR
- a CDS encoding c-type cytochrome; its protein translation is MPVPLIATAFMRAHPILFATALCLALSACQPSETRTTSRPPPSTASDADLLARGEYLVRTTGCNDCHTPGYAESGGTTDKAGWLVGSPMGFHGPWGTTYPSNLRLRMQQLTEAQWLEYSANLRTRPMMPDFAVRAMTEEDRRAIYRFVHSLGAAGQPAPEALPPGQTPPAPYLGLVLPTPPADTAAEH
- a CDS encoding SUF system Fe-S cluster assembly regulator, producing the protein MLRVTKLTDYATVVLTVLAARPGEILSASDLAEHSGLETPTVSKVLKPLAQAGLVEGLRGVHGGYRLSRDAADISLIQIVEAMEGPLAMTECSQSESQCGIAHQCGARANWRLINDVVADALRGFTLAQMIAPTPSSSDDVRRRPIAVQVATR